One genomic segment of Streptomyces sp. TLI_146 includes these proteins:
- a CDS encoding transglycosylase domain-containing protein, which translates to MAKKRSGGGLTGTQQAAKFVGVSVLSGAVLAGIALPAFGALGLAAKGTVEGFDEIPANLKTPPLSQRTTILDSKGGQIATVYSRDRTVVPLADISPYMQKAIVAIEDSRFYEHGAIDLKGVLRALNKNATSGGVAQGASTLTQQYVKNVFVEEAGDDPDKVAEATQQTLGRKVKELKYAIQVEEELGKKKILENYLNITFFGQQAYGVEAAAKRYFSKSAKDLKLEEAAMLAGIVQSPSRYDPVNDAQEAKKRRDTVLQRMADMKDVSQAEADRAKAAPIKLKVAKPKNGCITAVSGAGFFCDYVREVFLSDPVFGKTKEERAKLWNQGGLTVRTTLDPQAQQSTQASIKDHVYQSDKVATAVTLVQPGTGKIMAMGQSRPYGFGNHETQINFSVNKQMGGSNYGFPVGSTFKPFLAAAAIEGGKPPTQQYPSPYEMEYPATVQTCGAKPWVNVRNESLENENESEHGPYPLKTAMEKSVNTYFVQMLGEIGMCPVSQMTDKLHVVQGNGAKLPMVPSALTLGSTGISPLNMASAYAAFANRGTYCTPVAIESIKKADGTALPVPKSSCSQAMSQTTADSINTLLRGVTDSGTGALAGLSDRDNAGKTGTTDQRKNAWFVGYTPNMSGAVWVGSPTQGVEMENITIGGVYKEKVYGGEVPGPIWKDAMTGALSGQPAPNFVRVDIPDPQPATPPAGDAGPNPTPRGKGGKKHRPGDNKPGGGITVPPNPGISIPPGVIGGATDGAIGGNWP; encoded by the coding sequence ATGGCAAAGAAGCGCTCGGGCGGTGGTCTGACCGGGACCCAGCAGGCCGCCAAGTTCGTCGGGGTGAGTGTGCTCTCCGGAGCCGTGCTCGCGGGCATCGCGCTGCCGGCGTTCGGCGCGCTGGGGCTCGCGGCGAAGGGCACGGTCGAGGGGTTCGACGAGATCCCCGCCAATCTGAAGACCCCGCCGCTGAGTCAGCGCACCACGATCCTGGACTCCAAGGGCGGTCAGATCGCGACGGTGTACTCGCGCGACCGCACGGTGGTCCCGCTCGCGGACATCTCGCCGTACATGCAGAAGGCGATCGTCGCGATCGAGGACTCGCGCTTCTACGAGCACGGCGCGATCGACCTCAAGGGCGTGCTGCGCGCGCTCAACAAGAACGCCACGTCGGGCGGGGTGGCCCAGGGCGCGTCCACCCTCACCCAGCAGTACGTGAAGAACGTCTTCGTGGAGGAGGCCGGCGACGACCCCGACAAGGTCGCCGAGGCCACCCAGCAGACGCTCGGCCGCAAGGTCAAGGAGCTGAAGTACGCGATCCAGGTCGAGGAGGAGCTCGGCAAGAAGAAGATCCTGGAGAACTACCTCAACATCACGTTCTTCGGGCAGCAGGCGTACGGCGTCGAGGCCGCCGCCAAGCGCTACTTCTCCAAGTCGGCCAAGGACCTGAAGCTGGAGGAGGCCGCCATGCTGGCGGGCATCGTCCAGTCGCCGAGCCGGTACGACCCGGTCAACGACGCGCAGGAGGCCAAGAAGCGCCGTGACACGGTGCTCCAGCGGATGGCCGACATGAAGGACGTCTCGCAGGCCGAGGCGGACCGCGCCAAGGCCGCCCCGATCAAGCTGAAGGTCGCCAAGCCGAAGAACGGCTGCATCACCGCCGTCAGCGGCGCGGGCTTCTTCTGCGACTACGTGCGCGAGGTCTTCCTCTCCGACCCGGTCTTCGGCAAGACCAAGGAGGAGCGGGCCAAGCTGTGGAACCAGGGCGGTCTGACGGTCCGTACGACCCTGGACCCGCAGGCCCAGCAGTCCACCCAGGCCTCCATCAAGGACCACGTCTACCAGTCGGACAAGGTCGCCACGGCCGTGACGCTGGTCCAGCCCGGCACCGGCAAGATCATGGCGATGGGCCAGTCGCGGCCGTACGGCTTCGGCAACCACGAGACGCAGATCAACTTCTCGGTGAACAAGCAGATGGGCGGCTCGAACTACGGCTTCCCGGTCGGTTCAACCTTCAAGCCGTTCCTGGCCGCCGCCGCGATCGAGGGCGGCAAGCCGCCCACGCAGCAGTACCCGTCGCCGTACGAGATGGAGTACCCGGCGACCGTGCAGACGTGCGGCGCCAAGCCGTGGGTGAACGTCCGCAACGAGTCGCTGGAGAACGAGAACGAGTCCGAGCACGGGCCGTACCCGCTGAAGACGGCGATGGAGAAGTCCGTCAACACGTACTTCGTGCAGATGCTCGGCGAGATCGGCATGTGCCCGGTGTCGCAGATGACGGACAAGCTGCACGTGGTGCAGGGCAACGGCGCGAAGCTCCCGATGGTGCCGTCCGCGCTGACGCTGGGCTCCACCGGTATCTCCCCGCTGAACATGGCGAGCGCGTACGCGGCCTTCGCCAACCGGGGCACGTACTGCACGCCGGTCGCCATCGAGTCGATCAAGAAGGCGGACGGCACGGCGCTGCCGGTGCCGAAGTCCTCGTGCAGCCAGGCGATGTCCCAGACGACGGCGGACAGCATCAACACGCTGCTGCGCGGTGTGACGGACTCCGGTACGGGTGCGCTGGCGGGCCTCTCCGACCGCGACAACGCGGGCAAGACCGGTACCACCGACCAGCGCAAGAACGCCTGGTTCGTCGGCTACACGCCGAACATGTCGGGCGCGGTGTGGGTCGGCAGCCCGACGCAGGGCGTCGAGATGGAGAACATCACGATCGGCGGCGTGTACAAGGAGAAGGTGTACGGCGGTGAGGTCCCCGGACCGATCTGGAAGGACGCCATGACCGGCGCCCTCTCCGGCCAGCCCGCCCCCAACTTCGTCCGGGTCGACATCCCCGACCCCCAGCCCGCGACCCCGCCGGCGGGCGACGCGGGCCCCAACCCCACCCCCAGGGGCAAGGGCGGCAAGAAGCACCGCCCCGGCGACAACAAGCCGGGCGGCGGCATCACGGTCCCGCCCAACCCCGGCATCTCGATCCCGCCGGGAGTGATCGGCGGGGCGACGGACGGGGCGATCGGGGGGAACTGGCCGTAG
- a CDS encoding GatB/YqeY domain-containing protein, with amino-acid sequence MTTLKATLKDDLTTAMKARDQLRSSTLRLTLTAIAKEEVAGKSARELSDDEVLQVIAKEAKKRREAAEAFDQGGRAESAAKERAEGEILDAYLPKQLSDDELNVIVAEAVAEARAAGAEGPKAMGAVMKIVKPKVAGLADGGRVSAAVKSLLAG; translated from the coding sequence ATGACCACGCTCAAGGCCACGCTCAAGGACGACCTCACCACCGCCATGAAGGCGCGCGACCAGCTGCGCTCGTCGACGCTGCGACTGACCCTCACCGCCATCGCCAAGGAGGAGGTCGCGGGCAAGAGCGCGCGCGAGCTCTCCGACGACGAGGTGCTGCAGGTGATCGCCAAGGAGGCGAAGAAGCGGCGTGAGGCGGCCGAGGCGTTCGATCAGGGCGGCCGGGCCGAGTCGGCGGCGAAGGAGCGGGCCGAGGGCGAGATCCTCGACGCGTACCTGCCCAAGCAGCTCTCCGACGACGAGCTCAACGTGATCGTCGCGGAGGCCGTGGCGGAGGCCAGGGCCGCGGGCGCCGAGGGGCCGAAGGCCATGGGTGCCGTGATGAAGATCGTGAAGCCGAAGGTGGCCGGGCTCGCGGACGGCGGCCGGGTGTCGGCGGCCGTCAAGAGCCTCCTGGCGGGCTGA
- a CDS encoding WhiB family transcriptional regulator: MGWVTDWSAQAACRTTDPDELFVQGAAQNRAKAVCTGCPVRTECLADALDNRVEFGVWGGMTERERRALLRRRPTVTSWRRLLETARTEYERSTGILPVGIDDEEAYAYRHAVDETYAAVG; the protein is encoded by the coding sequence ATGGGCTGGGTAACCGACTGGAGTGCGCAGGCAGCCTGCCGCACTACCGATCCGGACGAACTGTTCGTACAGGGTGCGGCTCAGAACAGGGCGAAGGCGGTGTGCACCGGATGTCCGGTGCGGACCGAGTGCCTCGCGGACGCACTGGACAACCGCGTCGAATTCGGCGTGTGGGGCGGAATGACGGAACGGGAGCGCCGCGCACTGCTGCGCCGCCGGCCCACCGTCACGTCCTGGCGGCGTCTCCTGGAGACGGCGCGTACGGAGTACGAGCGCAGCACGGGCATCCTGCCCGTGGGCATCGACGACGAGGAGGCGTACGCCTACCGGCACGCCGTGGACGAGACGTACGCGGCCGTGGGGTAA
- a CDS encoding metallophosphoesterase: MRARYGIPLKTTAAITAIGAAGVAYAAGIEARSFRLRRVTVPVLPRGARPLRVLQVSDIHMVGGQRKKRAWLQSLAGLRPDFVVNTGDNLSDTEGVPEVLDALGPLMDFPGVYVFGSNDYYGPKLRNPARYLLEKVQGKHGLNGNPPAVGVVHNPWEELRDAFDTAGWVGLSNARGRLKLEGGFELAFTGLDDPHIKRDRYEKVAGGPEKDADLSIAVVHAPYLRSLDAFTADGYPLILAGHTHGGQLCVPFYGALVTNCDLDTDRVKGLSTHESAGHRAYLHVSAGCGTNRYTPVRFACPPEATLLTLTPRA, translated from the coding sequence ATGCGCGCGCGATACGGGATTCCTCTGAAGACGACGGCGGCCATCACAGCGATCGGAGCGGCCGGCGTCGCCTACGCGGCGGGCATCGAAGCCCGGTCCTTCCGGCTGCGCCGGGTGACGGTCCCGGTGCTGCCGCGCGGCGCGCGGCCGCTGCGCGTACTCCAGGTCTCGGACATCCACATGGTCGGCGGCCAGCGCAAGAAGCGCGCCTGGCTCCAGTCGCTGGCGGGGCTGCGCCCGGACTTCGTGGTCAACACGGGCGACAACCTGTCGGACACGGAGGGCGTGCCGGAGGTCCTGGACGCGCTGGGCCCGCTGATGGACTTCCCCGGGGTGTACGTCTTCGGCTCGAACGACTACTACGGCCCGAAGCTGCGCAACCCGGCCCGCTACCTGCTGGAGAAGGTCCAGGGCAAGCACGGCCTGAACGGCAACCCGCCGGCCGTCGGCGTCGTGCACAACCCGTGGGAGGAGCTCCGGGACGCGTTCGACACGGCGGGCTGGGTCGGCCTGAGCAACGCGCGCGGCCGCCTCAAGCTGGAGGGCGGCTTCGAGCTCGCGTTCACGGGCCTGGACGACCCGCACATCAAGCGGGACCGGTACGAGAAGGTGGCGGGCGGCCCGGAGAAGGACGCGGACCTGTCGATCGCGGTGGTCCACGCCCCGTACCTGCGCTCCCTGGACGCCTTCACCGCCGACGGCTACCCCCTGATCCTGGCCGGCCACACCCACGGCGGCCAGCTGTGCGTCCCCTTCTACGGGGCCCTGGTCACCAACTGCGACCTGGACACGGACCGGGTGAAGGGCCTCTCCACCCACGAGTCGGCGGGCCACCGCGCCTACCTGCACGTCTCGGCGGGCTGCGGCACGAACCGCTACACCCCGGTCCGCTTCGCCTGCCCCCCGGAGGCCACGCTGCTGACCCTGACACCCCGCGCCTGA